A genome region from Jeongeupia sp. HS-3 includes the following:
- a CDS encoding pseudouridine synthase produces MTDTIRLSKRMTELGLCSRREADEFIEQGWVRVDGHVVDVLGSRIRPDQTIELVRQASAVQSERVTLIVHKPVGFLAGPGEPGIHPAWQLIKADTHYAGDRSGINLLKRHLNHLAPAGWLDLNASGLLVLTQDGRVSKRLIADDLDYEKEYLVRFAGDITDEIISMLNCTYTIDGVTWKAAKVSRQSEQYLRFVLRETRKRQIQELCEAVGLRVISVKRLRIGRISLGDLPEGQWRYLGQHERF; encoded by the coding sequence ATGACCGACACCATCCGCCTTTCCAAACGCATGACCGAACTCGGACTGTGTTCACGCCGCGAGGCCGACGAATTCATCGAGCAAGGCTGGGTCCGGGTCGACGGCCATGTTGTCGACGTCCTCGGCAGCCGCATCCGCCCCGATCAGACGATCGAGCTCGTTCGTCAGGCCAGCGCGGTGCAGTCCGAACGCGTCACGCTGATCGTGCACAAACCGGTCGGCTTTCTCGCCGGCCCGGGCGAGCCGGGCATTCACCCGGCGTGGCAACTGATCAAGGCCGATACCCATTACGCCGGTGACCGTTCGGGCATCAATCTGCTCAAGCGCCATCTCAACCACCTCGCCCCGGCCGGCTGGCTCGACCTGAATGCCTCGGGCCTGTTGGTACTGACGCAGGACGGCCGGGTGTCAAAGAGGCTGATCGCCGACGATCTCGATTACGAAAAAGAATATCTGGTGCGCTTTGCCGGTGACATCACCGACGAGATCATCTCGATGCTCAATTGCACCTACACCATCGACGGCGTCACCTGGAAAGCGGCCAAGGTCAGCCGCCAGAGCGAGCAGTATCTGCGCTTCGTGCTGCGCGAAACGCGCAAGCGGCAAATTCAGGAACTGTGCGAAGCCGTCGGCCTGCGCGTGATCAGCGTCAAGCGGCTGCGCATTGGCCGCATCTCGCTCGGCGACCTGCCCGAGGGGCAATGGCGCTATCTGGGGCAGCACGAACGCTTCTGA
- a CDS encoding polyprenyl synthetase family protein — MDSSTPFSDWMQAVQARVETVLDTLLPAAGQHPARLHQAMRYAVLDGGKRVRPLLTFAAGELVGADPARLDHAAAAVELIHAYSLVHDDMPPMDNDTLRRGKPTVHVKYDEATALLAGDALQTAAFDVLTARPLSDDAAVQLQMIRTLALASGSHGMCGGQGIDLYSVGESLSLPQLELMHILKTGALIRASVLLGAACGAVLSDDEKARLDHFAKCVGLAFQVVDDILDEEADTATLGKTAGKDAANHKPTYVALLGLKGAKEKAAELLADAHSALAPFGDRAARLAQLADFIVDRRF, encoded by the coding sequence ATGGATTCCAGTACACCGTTTTCCGACTGGATGCAGGCGGTGCAAGCGCGGGTTGAAACCGTGCTCGATACCTTGTTGCCGGCAGCAGGCCAGCACCCGGCGCGTTTGCACCAGGCAATGCGCTATGCGGTGCTCGACGGTGGCAAACGCGTCCGTCCCTTGCTGACGTTTGCCGCCGGTGAGCTCGTCGGCGCCGATCCGGCCCGGCTGGATCACGCCGCCGCCGCGGTCGAACTGATCCACGCGTATTCGCTGGTTCATGACGACATGCCGCCGATGGACAACGACACCTTGCGCCGCGGCAAGCCGACCGTGCATGTGAAATACGATGAAGCCACCGCCTTGCTGGCCGGCGATGCGCTGCAAACCGCCGCCTTCGACGTGCTCACCGCCAGGCCGCTGAGCGACGATGCCGCCGTGCAACTGCAGATGATCCGCACGCTGGCGCTGGCCTCGGGCAGCCACGGCATGTGTGGCGGGCAGGGCATCGATCTGTACAGCGTCGGCGAGTCCTTGAGCCTGCCGCAACTTGAACTGATGCACATCCTCAAAACCGGTGCGCTGATCCGCGCGTCGGTGTTGCTGGGCGCCGCCTGTGGCGCGGTCTTGTCGGACGACGAAAAAGCCCGGCTCGATCATTTCGCCAAGTGCGTCGGGCTGGCGTTTCAGGTCGTCGACGACATCCTCGACGAGGAAGCCGATACCGCGACGCTGGGCAAGACCGCCGGCAAGGATGCCGCCAACCACAAGCCGACCTACGTCGCGCTCCTGGGGCTCAAGGGCGCCAAGGAGAAGGCTGCCGAACTGCTCGCCGACGCGCACAGCGCGCTTGCTCCCTTTGGTGACCGCGCCGCGCGGCTCGCCCAACTGGCCGACTTTATCGTCGACCGCCGATTCTGA
- the dxs gene encoding 1-deoxy-D-xylulose-5-phosphate synthase — MLLDTISCPADLRQFERKQLAPLATELRAFLLDSVSHTGGHFASNLGAVELTIALHYVFNTPEDRLVWDVGHQSYPHKILTGRRERMDTMRKHGGLAGFPKRDESEYDTFGVGHSSTSIGAALGFAEAALIKGENRHAIAVIGDGAMTAGQAIEALFNAGHRRDTNLLVILNDNEMSISPNVGAFTNYLSKLMSGRFYNGFRNASEKVLGAVPPLKELAKKGEEHVKALLTPASFFEELGFNYIGPVDGHNLDALVTTLSNIKELKGPQFLHVVTKKGHGYKLAVDDPVKYHAVTPFQPCDGMAGKSGGKVSFTQVFGDWLCDMAASDAKLVGITPAMREGSGLVRFEQEYPARYFDVGIAEQHAVTFAAGLACEGLKPVVAIYSTFLQRAYDQLIHDVALQNLDVTFAIDRAGLVGADGPTHAGSFDLSFLRCIPNMAILAPADENECRQMLYSAYQHAGPAAVRYPRGNGMGVPVQAEMNGVAWGKGVVARTGSKVAILAFGTLFEAALKAGEALDATVANMRFVKPLDDALVVELAASHDLIVTVEENAIMGGAGSAVIESMMRQGVIKPVLQLGLPDDYVEHGEQKQMLADCGLDAVGIAAAIRQRIG; from the coding sequence ATGCTGCTAGACACCATTTCCTGCCCAGCCGATCTGCGCCAGTTTGAGCGCAAGCAACTTGCGCCGCTGGCGACCGAGTTGCGTGCGTTTTTGCTCGACTCGGTCAGCCATACCGGCGGCCATTTTGCCTCCAACCTTGGCGCGGTCGAGCTGACGATCGCGCTGCACTACGTGTTCAACACCCCGGAAGACCGGCTGGTATGGGACGTCGGTCATCAGAGTTATCCGCACAAAATCCTCACCGGCCGGCGTGAACGCATGGATACGATGCGCAAGCATGGTGGCCTGGCGGGTTTTCCCAAGCGCGACGAGAGCGAATACGACACCTTCGGCGTCGGGCATTCGAGCACCTCGATCGGCGCGGCGCTCGGCTTTGCCGAAGCGGCGCTGATCAAGGGCGAGAACCGCCACGCGATTGCGGTGATCGGCGATGGCGCGATGACCGCCGGGCAGGCGATCGAGGCCCTGTTCAACGCTGGCCATCGCCGCGATACCAATCTGCTGGTGATTCTCAACGATAACGAGATGTCGATCTCGCCCAATGTTGGCGCGTTCACCAATTACCTTTCCAAACTGATGTCCGGGCGTTTCTACAACGGTTTCCGCAATGCGTCCGAGAAAGTGCTCGGCGCGGTGCCGCCGCTGAAAGAACTGGCCAAAAAGGGCGAGGAACACGTCAAGGCGCTGCTGACGCCGGCGTCGTTTTTCGAGGAGCTGGGCTTCAACTACATCGGTCCGGTCGATGGTCATAACCTTGATGCGCTGGTGACGACGCTCAGCAACATCAAGGAGCTGAAAGGTCCGCAATTCCTGCATGTGGTGACCAAAAAGGGGCACGGCTACAAACTCGCCGTGGATGATCCGGTCAAGTATCACGCGGTAACACCGTTTCAGCCCTGCGACGGCATGGCCGGCAAGAGTGGCGGCAAAGTATCGTTTACGCAGGTATTTGGCGACTGGCTGTGTGATATGGCCGCCTCTGACGCCAAGCTCGTCGGCATCACCCCGGCGATGCGCGAAGGCTCGGGGCTGGTGCGTTTCGAGCAGGAGTATCCGGCACGCTATTTCGACGTCGGCATTGCCGAGCAGCACGCGGTGACCTTTGCCGCCGGTCTCGCCTGTGAAGGGCTCAAGCCGGTGGTGGCGATTTACTCGACCTTTTTGCAGCGCGCCTACGATCAGCTGATCCACGACGTTGCCTTGCAGAATCTCGACGTGACCTTCGCGATCGATCGCGCCGGCCTCGTCGGCGCCGACGGCCCGACCCATGCCGGCTCGTTCGATCTTTCCTTCCTGCGCTGCATCCCGAACATGGCCATCCTGGCGCCGGCCGACGAAAACGAATGCCGGCAGATGCTGTACTCGGCGTATCAACACGCCGGCCCGGCGGCGGTGCGTTACCCGCGCGGCAACGGCATGGGCGTGCCGGTGCAGGCCGAGATGAACGGTGTTGCATGGGGCAAGGGCGTGGTAGCGCGAACCGGCAGCAAGGTGGCGATTCTGGCATTCGGCACCTTGTTTGAAGCCGCGCTCAAGGCCGGCGAGGCACTCGATGCCACGGTCGCCAATATGCGCTTTGTCAAACCGCTCGATGACGCGTTGGTTGTCGAGCTGGCCGCCAGCCACGATCTGATCGTCACGGTCGAGGAAAACGCCATCATGGGCGGTGCCGGTAGCGCGGTAATCGAAAGCATGATGCGCCAAGGCGTGATCAAGCCGGTGTTGCAGCTTGGCCTGCCCGACGATTATGTCGAGCATGGCGAGCAAAAGCAGATGTTGGCCGATTGCGGGCTCGACGCGGTGGGGATAGCGGCGGCGATTCGACAACGGATCGGCTGA
- a CDS encoding GlxA family transcriptional regulator, whose protein sequence is MPHSPLRIGLLVYPGCMPAGLLAFADLMHAASLLGGKLTTCLVGLDAGPVRCAHGLVLDAELRLADAEIDALLLPGFWATSLEQIDATLAQHRGLIDALVARPASLQLWSYCDGIAFVAAAGRLNGKPATGTWWMLPWFEQHYPKVNWQLESPLVSDDTRITASGVHGYLAIAEHVVAHSLGADAYATLARLMVLPQPERRHPVFTRVDLLSQRDALLQKLRHWVRRLPAHALSVAALAERLAMSERTLARKVAAATGDTAANFIRAVKLHQLAERLAASQKPASSISDDLGFSSDAVMRRMFRQLTGLTPNAYRQHYGHPSSKVERTLAGSAMPPALRTPRGFVTGNSGHGSGSA, encoded by the coding sequence ATGCCCCATTCTCCGCTGCGGATCGGTCTGCTCGTCTACCCCGGCTGCATGCCGGCCGGCTTGCTGGCCTTCGCCGATCTGATGCACGCGGCCAGCCTGCTGGGCGGAAAACTGACGACCTGTCTAGTCGGGCTGGACGCCGGCCCGGTCCGCTGCGCCCACGGCCTCGTGCTCGACGCCGAGCTGCGCCTCGCCGATGCCGAAATCGACGCGCTGCTGCTGCCCGGCTTCTGGGCGACCTCGCTCGAACAGATCGACGCCACGCTGGCGCAGCACCGCGGGCTGATAGACGCACTGGTCGCGCGCCCCGCTTCGCTGCAACTGTGGAGCTACTGCGACGGCATCGCCTTCGTCGCGGCAGCCGGACGCCTCAACGGCAAACCGGCCACCGGCACCTGGTGGATGCTGCCGTGGTTCGAACAGCACTATCCGAAGGTGAACTGGCAGCTGGAGTCGCCGCTGGTCAGCGACGACACCCGCATCACCGCCTCCGGCGTGCACGGCTATCTGGCGATTGCCGAACACGTCGTCGCGCACAGCCTGGGCGCCGATGCCTACGCGACGCTGGCGCGGCTGATGGTGCTGCCGCAGCCCGAGCGGCGCCACCCGGTGTTTACCCGCGTCGACCTGCTGTCGCAGCGCGATGCGCTACTGCAAAAGCTGCGCCACTGGGTTCGCCGGCTGCCCGCGCACGCGCTGTCGGTCGCTGCGCTGGCCGAGCGGCTGGCGATGTCCGAGCGCACGCTGGCGCGCAAGGTCGCCGCGGCAACCGGCGATACGGCGGCGAACTTCATCCGCGCGGTCAAACTGCACCAGCTCGCCGAACGGCTGGCGGCATCGCAAAAGCCGGCCAGCAGCATCAGCGACGATCTGGGTTTCAGCAGCGACGCGGTGATGCGGCGCATGTTCCGGCAACTGACCGGGCTGACGCCGAATGCCTACCGCCAGCACTATGGCCATCCATCGAGCAAGGTCGAACGGACGCTGGCGGGCTCTGCGATGCCGCCCGCGCTGCGGACTCCACGCGGCTTCGTGACAGGGAACAGCGGTCACGGATCCGGATCGGCGTGA
- the glmS gene encoding glutamine--fructose-6-phosphate transaminase (isomerizing), with protein MSTIFGFISQNNAVSPLSPLLAQHPELGYRHLSALGGGSVWQAHGTQIALADALSQHSGYALLARLDWSYDGGHAAAVSRGRIGVVMRGQLENAVPLAAKLSSLGYEADSTQPAALIASLIHWHERTLKDLPRAVLAARQELVGIHAFGAASSDDNSALVFTGSRIPLFVSLSLGGVACTDNVQLLPADRREQLRLHDGDVASLSPGRIDVFDAAGQPVRRAATLALNSDETLDRFGHHMEREIDEQPAMLADALSHSGALPDLARLLGGDAVDALGGIRAITLIASGSSHHAALSARYWLEATVGVPVLVELASEFRYREVALLPDTLVVAISQSGETADTVASLRYAAQLGETHTLSISNVIDSTLMRQARWHLATNAGPEIAVTSTKTFTAQLLALYQLALGLARQQHRLDPQGASTACARLALLPQRAQEVLALKPQIDDWARAIAQGQTLFCIGRHGNYPVVMEGAQKIREVAYLNAEGHAGGELKHGPLAVIDRHLPVVACVPWNRLAEKMLANLQEVRARQGRIYVFTDAALASDERMNVIRMPASLGELDPVLYAVAFQLLAYRIAVHRGNSIDTPRYLAKTVLTE; from the coding sequence ATGAGCACGATTTTCGGTTTTATCAGCCAAAACAATGCCGTTTCGCCGCTCTCGCCGCTGCTGGCCCAGCACCCCGAACTTGGCTACCGCCATTTGTCTGCGCTCGGTGGCGGTAGCGTGTGGCAGGCGCACGGCACCCAGATCGCCCTGGCCGACGCCTTGAGTCAGCACAGCGGCTACGCCTTGCTCGCCCGGCTCGATTGGTCGTACGACGGCGGTCATGCCGCGGCCGTCAGCCGTGGCCGTATCGGTGTGGTGATGCGCGGGCAACTGGAAAACGCAGTGCCGCTCGCCGCCAAGCTCAGCAGCCTGGGCTACGAGGCCGACAGCACGCAGCCGGCGGCGCTGATCGCCAGCCTTATCCATTGGCACGAACGCACGCTCAAGGATCTGCCCCGTGCGGTGCTGGCGGCGCGGCAGGAACTCGTCGGCATTCATGCCTTTGGCGCTGCCAGCAGCGACGACAATAGCGCCTTGGTGTTTACCGGCAGCCGCATTCCGCTGTTCGTGTCGCTCTCGCTCGGCGGCGTTGCCTGCACCGACAACGTCCAGCTGCTACCGGCCGATCGGCGCGAACAACTGCGTTTGCACGATGGCGATGTCGCCAGCCTCTCGCCCGGCCGGATCGACGTCTTCGATGCCGCGGGCCAGCCGGTTCGCCGTGCCGCAACGCTGGCGCTGAACAGCGACGAAACGCTGGACCGCTTCGGCCACCACATGGAAAGGGAGATCGACGAACAGCCCGCCATGCTCGCCGATGCGCTGTCGCACAGCGGCGCGCTGCCCGATCTCGCCCGGCTGCTCGGTGGTGATGCGGTCGATGCGCTTGGCGGAATTCGCGCCATTACGCTGATCGCCAGCGGCAGCAGCCATCACGCCGCGCTCTCGGCACGCTACTGGCTCGAAGCCACCGTCGGCGTCCCGGTGCTGGTCGAACTGGCCAGCGAATTCCGCTACCGCGAGGTCGCGCTCTTGCCGGATACGCTGGTCGTCGCCATTTCGCAATCGGGCGAGACCGCCGACACCGTCGCCAGCCTGCGTTACGCCGCCCAGCTAGGCGAAACGCACACGCTGTCGATCTCGAACGTGATCGACAGCACGCTGATGCGTCAGGCGCGCTGGCATCTGGCGACCAATGCCGGGCCGGAAATCGCCGTCACCTCGACCAAAACCTTCACCGCCCAGTTGCTGGCGCTGTATCAGCTGGCGCTCGGTCTGGCACGGCAACAGCATCGCCTCGACCCGCAAGGCGCTAGCACCGCATGCGCCCGTCTGGCGCTGCTGCCGCAACGTGCCCAGGAGGTGCTGGCGCTCAAGCCGCAGATCGACGACTGGGCCCGGGCGATCGCCCAGGGGCAGACGCTGTTCTGTATCGGCCGGCACGGCAATTATCCGGTGGTGATGGAAGGTGCGCAGAAGATCCGCGAGGTCGCTTACCTGAACGCCGAAGGCCACGCCGGCGGCGAGCTCAAGCACGGCCCGCTGGCGGTGATCGACCGCCACCTGCCGGTGGTCGCCTGCGTGCCGTGGAATCGTCTGGCCGAGAAGATGCTCGCCAACCTGCAGGAAGTGCGCGCCCGCCAGGGGCGCATCTACGTATTCACCGACGCCGCGCTGGCCTCGGACGAGCGGATGAATGTCATCCGCATGCCGGCGTCGCTGGGCGAGCTCGACCCGGTGCTGTATGCCGTAGCGTTCCAGCTGCTGGCGTACCGGATCGCCGTGCATCGCGGCAACAGCATCGACACGCCGCGCTATCTGGCCAAGACGGTGCTGACCGAATAA
- the fusA gene encoding elongation factor G — protein sequence MPHDPVEAIRTVALVGHGSSGKTMLAEALLRRSGAIAEMGSLERGDTVCDFDPLERDYGHSLASALVHFSLGGIEVKLIDTPGYHDFVGQALAALAAVDTALVVVNAQNGIELSTRRMMAAAAERGLCRILVVNKIDAERVDLPGLVASLREAFGKEVLPINLPADQASRVLDCFFSAEGDADFSSVAEAHQALVDQVVEVDEDLMTRYLEQGEVSPEALHAPLEAALRQGHLIPLCFVSARSGAGVAELLDVLARLAPNPREGNPPLFIKGEAGAFAAEPDPAKHVLAHVFKVVMDPFVGKLGVFRVHQGTVRRDVQLFVGDGKKPFKVGHLLRLQGKRYDEVEHLLPGEFGAVAKIDEIEFDAVLHDSHDEDHIRLQPCTFPEPMQGLAITPKRHGDEQRIGDVLHRLQMEDPCVKVDHDPVTHETVLRGMGELHLRYLLDRMAGTYRLEVQTSTPRVPYRETITRPAEGHHRHKKQTGGAGQFGEVFLRIEPQPRGAGFAFVDAIKGGVIPGQFIQSVEKGVRAALAAGPLSGSPVEDLKVTVYDGKSHSVDSKDVAFQAAGRKAMLEALQAAAPVVLEPVVAIEITAPETRLGDLTADLSGRRGQVSGTETLSQQLVLIRGQVPLSELDGYAGRLKAITAGQGAYALTLSHYDAVPPEVQQRLAAGYKAVHDDD from the coding sequence ATGCCCCATGATCCGGTTGAAGCCATCCGTACGGTCGCACTGGTCGGCCACGGCAGTAGTGGTAAGACGATGTTGGCCGAGGCCCTGCTGCGGCGAAGCGGTGCGATTGCCGAAATGGGCTCGCTCGAGCGCGGCGATACCGTCTGCGATTTCGACCCGCTCGAACGCGACTACGGCCATTCGCTGGCATCGGCGCTGGTCCATTTCTCCCTCGGTGGCATCGAGGTCAAGCTGATCGACACCCCCGGGTATCATGATTTTGTCGGCCAGGCGCTGGCCGCGCTGGCTGCGGTCGATACCGCGCTGGTTGTCGTCAATGCGCAGAACGGCATCGAGCTCTCCACCAGGCGGATGATGGCCGCGGCGGCCGAGCGCGGGCTGTGCCGGATTCTGGTCGTCAACAAAATCGATGCCGAGCGCGTTGATCTGCCCGGACTGGTCGCCAGCCTGCGCGAGGCCTTCGGCAAGGAGGTGCTGCCGATCAACCTGCCGGCCGATCAGGCGAGCCGGGTGCTGGACTGTTTCTTCTCTGCCGAAGGCGATGCCGATTTTTCGTCGGTGGCCGAGGCGCATCAGGCTTTGGTCGATCAGGTGGTCGAGGTCGATGAAGACCTGATGACGCGCTATCTGGAGCAGGGCGAGGTGAGCCCCGAGGCGCTGCATGCGCCGCTGGAGGCGGCGCTGCGACAAGGTCATCTGATTCCCTTGTGTTTCGTCTCGGCGCGCAGCGGCGCCGGCGTGGCCGAGCTGCTCGACGTGCTGGCGCGGCTGGCGCCGAATCCGCGCGAAGGTAATCCGCCGCTGTTCATCAAAGGCGAAGCAGGCGCATTCGCCGCCGAGCCCGATCCGGCCAAACACGTGCTGGCGCATGTGTTCAAGGTGGTGATGGATCCGTTCGTGGGCAAGCTCGGCGTGTTCCGGGTGCACCAGGGCACGGTGAGGCGCGATGTGCAGCTCTTCGTCGGCGACGGCAAGAAGCCGTTCAAGGTCGGTCATCTGCTGCGCCTGCAGGGCAAGCGCTACGACGAGGTCGAGCACTTGCTGCCCGGCGAATTCGGCGCGGTGGCCAAGATCGACGAGATCGAGTTCGACGCGGTGCTGCACGATTCGCACGATGAAGACCACATCCGCTTGCAGCCCTGCACGTTTCCCGAGCCGATGCAGGGGCTGGCGATCACGCCGAAACGCCATGGCGACGAGCAGCGCATCGGCGATGTGCTGCATAGGCTGCAAATGGAAGACCCGTGCGTCAAGGTCGACCACGATCCGGTCACGCACGAGACGGTCTTGCGCGGTATGGGCGAGCTGCACCTGCGCTACCTGCTCGACCGCATGGCCGGAACCTATCGACTCGAAGTACAGACCAGCACGCCGCGGGTGCCATACCGCGAAACCATCACCCGGCCGGCCGAGGGCCACCACCGGCACAAGAAGCAGACCGGCGGTGCCGGTCAGTTTGGCGAGGTTTTCCTGCGCATCGAGCCGCAGCCGCGCGGCGCCGGCTTTGCCTTTGTCGATGCGATCAAGGGCGGCGTGATTCCGGGGCAGTTCATCCAGTCGGTCGAGAAGGGCGTGCGTGCGGCGCTGGCGGCCGGGCCGCTATCCGGCAGCCCGGTCGAAGACCTGAAGGTGACGGTGTACGACGGCAAAAGCCATTCGGTCGACTCCAAGGATGTGGCGTTTCAGGCGGCCGGGCGCAAGGCGATGCTCGAGGCGCTGCAGGCCGCCGCGCCGGTGGTACTCGAGCCGGTGGTGGCGATCGAAATCACCGCACCCGAAACGCGCCTTGGTGATCTGACCGCCGATCTGTCGGGGCGGCGCGGCCAGGTCAGCGGCACCGAGACCCTGTCGCAGCAACTGGTGCTGATCCGTGGCCAGGTGCCGTTGTCGGAACTCGATGGCTACGCGGGGCGGTTGAAGGCGATCACCGCCGGGCAGGGCGCTTATGCGCTGACGCTGAGCCATTACGATGCGGTGCCGCCGGAGGTGCAGCAGCGCCTTGCCGCCGGCTACAAGGCGGTGCACGATGATGATTGA
- a CDS encoding MBL fold metallo-hydrolase → MNIVQLRNATLVIEVGPYRVLVDPMLARRHALPSLRWLDGQHQRNPIVELPVEADDCLATATHCLITHCRKGHFDHLDRAGVCWLRERQLPVICSPDDADYLQKRGLNVQPLQAGTKAQPFLGGQIRMVPCRHGRGAVGRLMMHGVGYLIEWPGEPSLYLAGDTILTDEVRALVSTQQPDISVVPAGGARFDLGGEIIMGIAEVTQFSRLARGIVIANHLEALNHCPVRRDELIHAMRCVGVSDRVRIPADGERIVVPG, encoded by the coding sequence ATGAATATCGTTCAATTGCGCAATGCCACGCTGGTGATCGAGGTCGGCCCTTATCGCGTGCTGGTCGACCCGATGCTGGCGCGACGGCACGCGCTGCCGTCATTGCGCTGGCTCGACGGCCAGCATCAGCGTAACCCCATCGTCGAGTTGCCGGTGGAGGCGGACGACTGCCTGGCGACGGCCACCCACTGCCTGATCACGCACTGCCGCAAGGGGCATTTCGATCACCTCGACCGTGCCGGCGTGTGCTGGTTGCGCGAGCGGCAACTGCCGGTGATCTGCAGCCCGGACGATGCGGACTACTTACAGAAGCGGGGTCTGAACGTGCAGCCTTTGCAGGCCGGCACCAAGGCGCAACCCTTCCTCGGCGGGCAGATCCGCATGGTGCCGTGCCGCCACGGCCGTGGCGCGGTTGGGCGGCTGATGATGCACGGCGTCGGTTATCTGATCGAGTGGCCTGGCGAGCCCAGCCTCTATCTCGCCGGCGATACAATCCTGACCGACGAGGTGCGGGCGCTGGTGAGCACGCAGCAACCCGACATCAGCGTGGTGCCGGCCGGCGGCGCGCGCTTTGATCTCGGCGGCGAGATCATCATGGGCATCGCCGAAGTCACCCAGTTCAGCCGGCTGGCGCGCGGCATCGTGATCGCCAACCATCTGGAGGCGCTGAATCATTGCCCGGTAAGACGGGACGAGCTGATTCACGCGATGCGCTGCGTCGGCGTCAGCGACCGCGTGCGCATTCCGGCCGACGGCGAACGCATCGTCGTGCCGGGATGA
- a CDS encoding cupin-like domain-containing protein has translation MEHINQTMRVDDEWRRWVAENLILGSEPQSLCEVMVAAGIDAAEARKEMALAQASPYIAGATRLKNRLAKRDWVFDIQRKLNRQFDLKIERRHQLGGEAFYREYYSTGRPVIITGMLEHWPAMRKWNLDYFAAEHGDREVEVQFGRSRDAQYEINSPQLRQTMRFGDYVALVKNAGQTNDFYMTANNTSKNRQALAGLWRDLLPLPEYQNANSPDDGFFWLGPAGTITPFHHDLTNNFMAQVMGRKRVLLIPPAEVARVYNHRHCFSEVDGRAIDFNRFPLMRDVQVLECILNPGEILFLPVGCWHFVEGLDVSCTVSSINFRWDNDFTGFYPGQLDY, from the coding sequence ATGGAGCACATCAATCAGACCATGCGGGTCGACGATGAGTGGCGGCGCTGGGTCGCCGAGAACCTGATTCTCGGCAGCGAGCCGCAATCGCTGTGCGAGGTGATGGTTGCCGCCGGCATTGATGCCGCCGAGGCACGGAAGGAAATGGCGCTGGCGCAGGCCAGCCCGTACATCGCCGGTGCCACGCGGCTGAAAAACCGGCTGGCCAAGCGTGACTGGGTGTTCGATATCCAGCGCAAGCTCAACCGCCAGTTCGATCTGAAGATCGAACGCCGCCACCAGCTGGGCGGCGAGGCGTTTTATCGCGAGTACTACAGCACCGGTCGGCCGGTGATCATCACCGGCATGCTCGAGCATTGGCCGGCGATGCGGAAATGGAATCTCGACTATTTCGCCGCCGAGCACGGCGATCGCGAAGTCGAGGTGCAGTTCGGTCGTTCGCGCGATGCGCAGTACGAAATCAATTCGCCGCAATTGCGCCAGACGATGCGCTTTGGCGATTACGTCGCGCTGGTGAAAAACGCCGGCCAGACCAACGATTTCTATATGACGGCGAACAACACCTCGAAGAACCGTCAGGCCTTGGCCGGGCTGTGGCGCGACCTGTTGCCGTTGCCCGAGTACCAAAATGCGAATTCGCCCGACGACGGCTTCTTCTGGCTCGGCCCGGCCGGCACGATCACGCCGTTTCACCATGATCTGACCAATAACTTCATGGCGCAGGTGATGGGGCGCAAGCGCGTGCTGCTGATCCCGCCGGCCGAGGTCGCTCGTGTCTATAACCATAGGCACTGCTTCAGCGAAGTCGACGGCCGCGCGATCGACTTCAACCGCTTCCCGCTGATGCGCGATGTGCAGGTGCTCGAATGCATTCTCAACCCCGGTGAAATCCTCTTTCTGCCGGTCGGTTGCTGGCATTTCGTCGAAGGGCTGGATGTGTCTTGTACGGTTTCGTCGATCAATTTCCGCTGGGATAATGACTTCACCGGTTTTTACCCCGGCCAGCTCGATTACTAG
- the xseB gene encoding exodeoxyribonuclease VII small subunit, which translates to MPKAAKATAATPVDFETGLRELETLIAELEAGNLSLDAALNAYQRGQTLLGFCQGKLTAAEQQLKVLEAGQLKPFQGDPE; encoded by the coding sequence ATGCCCAAAGCTGCCAAAGCGACGGCCGCCACCCCGGTCGATTTCGAGACCGGATTGCGCGAGCTCGAAACACTGATCGCCGAGCTTGAAGCCGGCAACCTTTCTCTCGACGCCGCCCTGAACGCCTACCAGCGTGGTCAGACCTTGCTCGGCTTTTGCCAGGGCAAGCTCACCGCTGCGGAGCAGCAACTCAAGGTGCTCGAAGCCGGCCAGCTCAAACCGTTTCAAGGTGACCCAGAATGA